In Pseudoalteromonas nigrifaciens, the sequence CGAAATCGTTGAGCAAGCTGTTGGCGAAGTTAAATACGCGCTTAAACGCCTTGACGAAGTGTATAACGAATACGCCATGGAAGACGCTGACTTTGACGCACTTGCAAAAGAGCAAGGCGAGCTTGAAGCGGTTATTCAAGCGCACGATGGTCACAACATAGACAACGTTTTAGAGCGCGCTGCCGATGCACTACGTTTACCTGAGTGGGATGCTAAAATTGAGCACCTTTCGGGTGGTGAACGCCGCCGTGTTGCTATATGCCGACTGTTACTTGAAAAACCAGACATGCTTATTCTCGATGAGCCAACTAACCACTTAGACGCTGAGTCGGTTGCCTGGTTAGAGCGCTTCTTACACGATTACGAAGGCACAGTTGTGGCGGTAACGCATGACCGTTACTTCCTAGATAATGTAGCAGGTTGGATTTTAGAGCTTGACCGTGGTGAAGGTATTCCATGGGAAGGTAACTACTCTTCGTGGTTAGAGCAAAAAGATGCGCGCCTACAACAAGAGCAAAAATCTGAAAAAGCACGTCAAAAGTCAATTGCGCAAGAGCTTGAATGGGTTCGTTCAAACCCTAAAGGCCGCCAAGCTAAGTCAAAAGCACGTATGGCGCAGTTTACCGAAATGCAGCAGTCTGATTATCAAAAACGTAACGAAACCAACGAAATGTTTATTCCGCCTGGCCCACGTTTAGGGGATCAAGTGCTTGAAATAACTAACTTACGTAAAAGCTTTGGCGACCGTGTATTAATCGACGATTTAAGCTTTAGCATGCCAAAAGGTGCCATTGTGGGCATTATTGGTGCTAACGGCGCGGGTAAATCAACACTGTTTAAAATGATCAGCGGCGAGCAACAGCAAGACAGCGGCAACATCACCATAGGTGAAAGCGTACACATTGCAACGGTTGATCAGTTCCGTGACGGTATGGACGAAAGCAAAACTGTTTTCCAAGAAATATCAGACGGGCAAGACGTACTTAAAATTGGTAATTTTGAGTTCCCAAGCCGTGCTTACGTTAGCCGTTTTAACTTTAAAGGTAACGATCAGCAAAAGTTTGTTAAAGACCTATCGGGTGGTGAGCGTAACCGTTTACACCTTGCTAAGTTATTAAAAGCTGGCGGTAACGTGTTACTACTCGATGAGCCAACTAACGACTTGGACGTTGAAACACTACGTGCACTAGAAAACGCTATTTTAGAGTTTCCTGGTTGTGTAATGTGTATATCGCATGACCGTTGGTTCCTTGACCGTATTGCTACACATATTTTAGATTACCGCGACGAAGGCCAAATTAACTTCTTTGATGGTAACTACACTGAATACGAAGAGTGGCTTAAAAAGACGTTAGGTGCTGAGGCAACTCAACCTAAG encodes:
- the ettA gene encoding energy-dependent translational throttle protein EttA, which translates into the protein MVLPDKFIFSMSRVSKVVPPKRTILKDISLHFFPGAKIGVLGLNGSGKSTLLRIMAGVDQDFEGDAFPQPGTKIGYLPQEPVLDESKTVREIVEQAVGEVKYALKRLDEVYNEYAMEDADFDALAKEQGELEAVIQAHDGHNIDNVLERAADALRLPEWDAKIEHLSGGERRRVAICRLLLEKPDMLILDEPTNHLDAESVAWLERFLHDYEGTVVAVTHDRYFLDNVAGWILELDRGEGIPWEGNYSSWLEQKDARLQQEQKSEKARQKSIAQELEWVRSNPKGRQAKSKARMAQFTEMQQSDYQKRNETNEMFIPPGPRLGDQVLEITNLRKSFGDRVLIDDLSFSMPKGAIVGIIGANGAGKSTLFKMISGEQQQDSGNITIGESVHIATVDQFRDGMDESKTVFQEISDGQDVLKIGNFEFPSRAYVSRFNFKGNDQQKFVKDLSGGERNRLHLAKLLKAGGNVLLLDEPTNDLDVETLRALENAILEFPGCVMCISHDRWFLDRIATHILDYRDEGQINFFDGNYTEYEEWLKKTLGAEATQPKRIKYKKIG